One window of the Tistrella mobilis genome contains the following:
- a CDS encoding tautomerase family protein: MPLVHISLRSGKPEAWRQAIFDGVYQALRDTFDVPEDDQFMAIHEHEPANFRYGARCFGIERSDDLVYIQLTVNNTRTTDQKKALYRRMAGLLAENPGLRPQDVFINLVEVQKENWSTGNGLATFI, encoded by the coding sequence ATGCCGCTGGTTCACATCTCGCTGCGCTCAGGCAAGCCCGAGGCCTGGCGCCAGGCCATTTTCGACGGCGTCTATCAGGCCCTGCGCGACACGTTCGACGTGCCCGAGGACGATCAGTTCATGGCGATCCACGAACACGAGCCCGCCAATTTCCGCTACGGCGCCCGGTGCTTCGGCATCGAGCGCAGCGACGACCTGGTCTATATCCAGCTGACGGTGAACAACACCCGCACCACCGATCAGAAAAAGGCGCTCTACCGCCGCATGGCCGGGCTTCTGGCCGAAAATCCGGGGCTCAGGCCCCAGGATGTGTTCATCAACCTGGTCGAGGTGCAGAAGGAGAACTGGTCCACCGGCAACGGCCTCGCCACCTTCATCTGA
- a CDS encoding LysR family transcriptional regulator — protein MADRPLDLDAVQAFVRIADYGSFTRAAEAGRTTQSAISLKLKRLEERLGCRLVERTPRHVELSARGLAFLEQARALLAAHDRACAAVAPARRHLAIGISDHVAGPELPLLIARMNAEDPQLSIGIRIGSSGELLRAFDRREIDTVIVRFQDGRDDGEIIARERFGWFAAGRWQHRPGEPLPIATMPEPCGVRVLAGALLDQAGIAWTEVFTGGGVTAVAAAVTAGLGVAALSPRMVPMGAVDVGKRLGLPRLPRLPVVLHSRDQEGQSARAVAALVAAYRSAIR, from the coding sequence ATGGCCGACCGACCGCTCGACCTCGATGCCGTTCAGGCCTTCGTACGCATCGCCGATTACGGCAGCTTCACCCGCGCCGCGGAAGCCGGACGCACCACGCAGTCGGCGATCAGCCTGAAGCTGAAGCGGCTGGAGGAGCGGCTTGGCTGCCGGCTGGTTGAACGCACGCCAAGGCATGTGGAGCTGTCGGCCCGCGGCCTGGCCTTTCTGGAACAGGCCCGCGCCCTGCTGGCCGCCCATGACCGGGCCTGTGCGGCGGTGGCGCCCGCGCGGCGGCATCTGGCCATCGGCATCAGCGACCATGTCGCGGGGCCGGAACTGCCGCTGCTGATCGCGCGGATGAATGCCGAGGATCCGCAGCTGTCGATCGGCATCCGCATCGGATCTTCGGGCGAGCTGCTGCGCGCCTTCGACCGGCGCGAGATCGACACGGTGATCGTGCGTTTCCAGGACGGCCGCGACGATGGCGAGATCATCGCCCGGGAACGCTTCGGCTGGTTCGCCGCCGGCCGCTGGCAGCACCGGCCCGGCGAGCCGCTGCCGATCGCGACCATGCCCGAACCCTGCGGCGTGCGGGTGCTGGCGGGTGCGCTGCTGGATCAGGCGGGCATCGCCTGGACCGAGGTTTTCACCGGCGGCGGCGTGACCGCGGTGGCCGCAGCCGTCACCGCGGGGCTGGGCGTCGCCGCCCTGTCGCCGCGCATGGTGCCGATGGGGGCGGTGGATGTGGGGAAACGGCTGGGCCTGCCCCGCCTGCCGCGGCTGCCGGTGGTGCTGCACAGCCGCGACCAGGAGGGCCAGAGCGCCCGGGCGGTGGCGGCGCTGGTCGCCGCCTACCGCTCCGCAATCAGATGA
- a CDS encoding 3-oxoacid CoA-transferase subunit B — translation MTATTLPTSLPRGISRDAMARRAARDIPDGAVVNLGIGIPELVAGHVPAGREVIYHTENGILGFGPPPPPGAEDPELINAGKKPVTLLPGAAFFHHADSFAMIRGGHIDICILGAMQVAANGDLANWSTGAADAVPAVGGAMDLVAGVRKVFVITEHVTRDGAPKLLDACTYPLTGAGVVHRIFTNLAVIDVTPAGFLLREHAPDVSVDTIRALTGAPLVPAADLRPII, via the coding sequence ATGACCGCCACCACACTCCCGACCAGCCTGCCCCGCGGCATCTCCCGCGATGCCATGGCCCGCCGTGCGGCGCGCGACATCCCCGACGGTGCCGTGGTCAATCTGGGCATCGGCATTCCCGAACTGGTTGCGGGCCATGTGCCGGCCGGGCGCGAGGTGATCTATCACACCGAAAACGGCATTCTGGGCTTCGGCCCGCCGCCCCCGCCCGGCGCTGAAGATCCCGAGCTGATCAATGCCGGCAAGAAGCCGGTCACCCTGCTGCCGGGTGCCGCCTTCTTCCATCATGCCGACAGTTTCGCGATGATCCGCGGCGGCCATATCGACATCTGCATTCTGGGCGCCATGCAGGTTGCGGCCAATGGCGACCTCGCCAACTGGTCGACCGGGGCCGCCGATGCGGTGCCGGCGGTGGGCGGGGCGATGGATCTGGTGGCCGGCGTCCGCAAGGTCTTCGTCATCACCGAGCATGTCACCCGCGACGGCGCGCCCAAGCTGCTCGATGCCTGCACCTATCCGTTGACCGGCGCCGGGGTCGTCCACCGCATCTTCACCAATCTGGCGGTCATCGACGTGACACCCGCGGGCTTCCTGCTCCGCGAACATGCGCCGGATGTGTCGGTCGATACCATCCGCGCCCTTACCGGCGCGCCGCTGGTGCCGGCCGCGGATCTGCGGCCCATCATCTGA
- a CDS encoding 3-oxoacid CoA-transferase subunit A, with the protein MIDKQVPDPAAAVADIPDGATVLIGGFGEAGSPIELIHALIDHGARDLVVVNNNTGNGRVGLAALIGAGRVRRMICSYPRSSNSETFPELYRAGKIELELVPQGTLAERIRAGGAGIPAFFTATGVGTVLAEGKEVRDIRGRRYVLEEAITADYALVRAERADRLGNLVYNKAARNFGPIMCQAARVAIVQVREIVPAGAIDPEHVVTPGIFVDRLVAIADPAQESVLVARGEQYP; encoded by the coding sequence ATGATCGACAAACAGGTCCCCGACCCCGCGGCCGCGGTGGCCGACATCCCCGACGGCGCCACCGTCCTGATCGGCGGCTTCGGCGAGGCCGGCAGCCCGATTGAGCTGATCCATGCGCTGATCGACCACGGCGCCCGCGATCTGGTGGTGGTCAACAACAACACCGGCAATGGCCGGGTCGGGCTGGCGGCGCTGATCGGCGCCGGCCGGGTGCGCAGGATGATCTGCTCCTACCCGCGCTCGTCCAATTCCGAAACCTTCCCCGAGCTGTACCGGGCGGGAAAGATCGAGCTGGAACTCGTCCCCCAGGGCACGCTGGCCGAGCGGATCCGCGCGGGCGGCGCCGGCATTCCGGCCTTCTTCACCGCCACCGGCGTCGGCACCGTGCTGGCCGAGGGCAAGGAGGTGCGCGACATCCGCGGCCGCCGCTATGTGCTGGAAGAGGCGATCACCGCCGATTACGCCCTGGTCCGGGCCGAGCGCGCCGACCGGCTGGGCAATCTGGTCTACAACAAGGCGGCGCGCAATTTCGGCCCGATCATGTGCCAGGCCGCCCGGGTCGCCATCGTCCAGGTCCGCGAGATCGTGCCGGCCGGCGCCATCGACCCCGAACATGTCGTGACCCCGGGCATTTTCGTCGACCGGCTGGTCGCCATCGCCGATCCGGCGCAGGAATCCGTGCTGGTCGCCCGGGGGGAGCAGTATCCATGA
- a CDS encoding sporulation protein, which yields MIKTMLGAAGTPALAVETVPALREVRVGEVLDGVVEVEGGVAALHIARVTLDLVVRALIHPDPRRQPKAEGAAGEGAAGEGEDAPEPHHGLIMIAAETIATDLTLDPGQLLALPFAIEIPAHAPLSLGVSTAGLRTRVEVDGAQDGADGDAIRILPDRWTGAVLDAMEHLDFRLAEAEVEHVPGDACPFFQTFVFRPMSLRDVRVECVGIAFQPRDHGVHVDLEVDNRGSLFTAAREGRVGLDIDDELLDMGADAVADLLREEIDRLKGPIVA from the coding sequence ATGATCAAGACGATGTTGGGAGCGGCCGGCACGCCCGCGCTGGCGGTGGAGACCGTGCCGGCCCTGAGAGAGGTGCGGGTGGGGGAGGTGCTGGATGGGGTGGTGGAAGTCGAAGGCGGCGTTGCCGCCCTGCATATCGCGCGGGTGACGCTGGATCTGGTGGTCAGGGCCCTGATCCATCCCGATCCGCGCCGGCAGCCGAAAGCTGAGGGGGCGGCGGGCGAGGGGGCGGCGGGCGAGGGGGAAGATGCCCCGGAGCCCCATCACGGGCTGATCATGATCGCCGCCGAGACCATCGCCACCGATCTGACGCTCGACCCCGGCCAGCTGCTGGCCCTTCCGTTCGCGATCGAGATCCCGGCCCATGCGCCGCTGTCGCTGGGTGTGTCCACCGCCGGGCTGCGCACGCGGGTGGAGGTGGATGGTGCCCAGGACGGGGCCGATGGCGATGCCATCCGCATCCTGCCCGACCGCTGGACCGGTGCGGTGCTCGATGCCATGGAACACCTGGATTTCCGCCTGGCCGAGGCCGAGGTGGAGCATGTGCCGGGCGATGCCTGTCCCTTTTTCCAGACCTTCGTCTTCCGGCCGATGTCGCTGCGTGACGTTCGCGTGGAGTGCGTGGGCATCGCCTTCCAGCCCCGCGACCATGGCGTACATGTCGACCTGGAGGTCGACAATCGCGGCAGCCTGTTCACCGCCGCCCGCGAGGGCCGGGTCGGGCTCGACATCGACGACGAACTGCTCGACATGGGCGCCGATGCGGTCGCCGATCTGCTGCGCGAAGAGATCGACCGCTTGAAGGGCCCCATCGTCGCCTGA
- the gcvA gene encoding transcriptional regulator GcvA — protein MSFGNDLPSKRGLIPSLGALLAFEAAARHESFTRAATELNLTQGAVSRQIRQIEDQLGLALFVRVRQRVTLTDAGRLYLGDVRRALVDLGEATHRVMALAGRGRILNLATLPTFATRWLVPRLPDFFARHPDISINFSTRLSPFDFAADPFDAAIHYGRADWAGATAHHLMREVIVPVASPVWRAAHAPDRLEDLARLPLLQQSTRPAAWPAWFAAQGLDAPETVRGMVFEQFAMIAQAAASGLGAALLPRLLIEDDLATGRLEVLFDRAIVPDEAYWIVIPDAKAGQPAVEAFRRWIVGAAGHSEGGS, from the coding sequence ATGAGTTTCGGGAATGATCTGCCGTCGAAGCGCGGGCTCATCCCCTCGCTCGGCGCGCTTCTGGCTTTCGAGGCCGCCGCCCGGCATGAAAGCTTCACCCGGGCGGCCACCGAGCTGAACCTCACCCAGGGTGCCGTCAGCCGCCAGATCCGCCAGATCGAGGATCAGCTCGGCCTGGCGCTGTTCGTGCGCGTGCGCCAGCGGGTCACCCTCACCGATGCCGGCCGGCTCTATCTGGGCGATGTCCGCCGCGCCCTGGTCGATCTGGGCGAGGCGACCCACCGGGTGATGGCGCTGGCCGGCCGCGGCCGGATCCTCAACCTGGCAACGCTGCCCACCTTCGCCACCCGCTGGCTGGTGCCGCGCCTGCCGGATTTCTTCGCCCGCCATCCCGACATCTCGATCAACTTCTCGACCAGGCTGTCGCCCTTCGATTTCGCGGCCGACCCTTTCGATGCCGCCATCCATTACGGGCGCGCCGACTGGGCCGGCGCCACCGCGCACCACCTGATGCGCGAGGTGATCGTGCCGGTCGCAAGCCCGGTCTGGCGGGCCGCCCATGCCCCCGACCGGCTGGAAGATCTGGCCCGCCTGCCGCTGCTCCAGCAATCCACCCGCCCGGCCGCCTGGCCGGCCTGGTTCGCCGCCCAGGGGCTGGATGCCCCGGAAACCGTGCGCGGCATGGTGTTCGAACAGTTCGCGATGATCGCCCAGGCGGCCGCCTCGGGCCTCGGCGCCGCCCTTCTGCCCCGCCTGCTGATCGAAGACGACCTCGCCACCGGCCGCCTGGAGGTGCTGTTCGACCGCGCCATCGTCCCCGACGAGGCCTATTGGATCGTCATCCCCGACGCCAAGGCCGGCCAGCCGGCGGTAGAGGCGTTCCGGCGGTGGATCGTGGGGGCGGCGGGGCATTCCGAGGGCGGGTCGTAA
- a CDS encoding DUF1338 domain-containing protein, translating to MTARDTTVLHRLVASVAGPARTDSLMTTMVVHPALAGATGDRASRAVIAQALNMLLFADLIDRVPAAAAYVAERVAAGGTLCHDHGAVRTVAMAGQGALPAGEAAITRILEPLGYAQVGHYPLDRLKMTGRSYAQKDLPEDIAQFFVSELHPERFGPDFEAAVLRVTGSSRDPLTPAAAAALDRLAAEGTLDIDTATALLPVLVACFDRQHDVPALADYEALKAQSAEMAWIATEGNAFNHATDRVADVEALAEAERAAGRPIKDKVEVSASGRVRQTAYRAAEVERPFRDAAGATVTRIVPGSFYEFITRDPLPETLATETGRRLDLGFDSSNAQGIFKMTAAA from the coding sequence ATGACCGCCCGTGACACGACCGTGCTCCACCGCCTCGTCGCCTCCGTCGCCGGCCCCGCGCGGACCGACAGCCTGATGACCACCATGGTCGTGCATCCGGCGCTGGCCGGCGCCACCGGCGACCGCGCCTCGCGCGCCGTGATCGCCCAGGCGCTGAACATGCTGCTCTTCGCCGATCTGATCGACCGGGTGCCGGCGGCGGCGGCCTATGTGGCCGAACGGGTGGCGGCGGGCGGCACGCTCTGCCACGATCATGGCGCGGTGCGCACGGTGGCGATGGCCGGCCAGGGCGCCCTGCCGGCCGGCGAGGCCGCGATCACCCGCATTCTGGAGCCGCTGGGCTATGCGCAGGTCGGGCATTATCCGCTCGACCGGCTGAAGATGACCGGCCGGTCCTATGCCCAGAAGGACCTGCCCGAAGACATCGCCCAGTTCTTCGTAAGCGAGCTGCACCCCGAACGCTTCGGCCCCGATTTCGAGGCGGCGGTGCTGCGGGTGACCGGCAGCTCGCGCGATCCGCTGACGCCCGCGGCCGCGGCCGCGCTGGACCGGCTGGCTGCGGAAGGCACGCTGGACATCGACACCGCCACCGCCCTGCTGCCGGTGCTGGTCGCCTGTTTCGACCGCCAGCACGACGTGCCGGCACTGGCCGATTACGAGGCGCTGAAGGCGCAGTCGGCGGAAATGGCCTGGATCGCGACCGAGGGCAACGCCTTCAACCACGCCACCGACCGCGTCGCCGATGTCGAGGCCCTGGCCGAGGCCGAGCGCGCCGCCGGCCGGCCGATCAAGGACAAGGTCGAGGTCTCGGCCTCGGGCCGGGTACGCCAGACCGCCTATCGCGCCGCCGAGGTGGAACGCCCGTTCCGGGATGCGGCGGGCGCCACCGTCACCCGCATCGTGCCCGGCAGCTTCTACGAGTTCATCACCCGCGACCCCCTGCCCGAGACGCTGGCGACCGAAACCGGCCGGCGGCTGGATCTGGGCTTCGACAGCAGCAATGCCCAGGGGATCTTCAAGATGACGGCGGCGGCGTAA
- the amaB gene encoding L-piperidine-6-carboxylate dehydrogenase has protein sequence MTRETETRLSPADDARAVLARLGVDPARLSGGDRIARSPLDGSEIARLTDTTPAEAEAAIAGAAEAFKAWRLVPAPERGRLVALLGEELRAAKEDLGRLVTLEAGKVPAEGLGEVQEMIDICDFAVGLSRQLHGLTIATERPDHRMMETWHPIGPVGVITAFNFPVAVWSWNAALAFVCGDPVIWKPSEKTLLTALAVTALFEKAARRHGKVPAGLASLLIGGREIGEKLVDDRRVPVISATGSTAMGRKVGPRVAERFGRAILELGGNNAAILQPSADLELSLRGIAFAAMGTAGQRCTTLRRLFLHGSIYDGFITRLKAAYASVKVGDPREAGVLVGPLIDADAARAMDAALEAARAAGGTVHGGEVVEVMGQGQYRRPALVEMPAQADIVRHETFAPILYVMRHDDLAEAIAAQNDVPQGLASSIFTNDLRDAERFLSAAGSDCGIANVNIGPSGAEIGGAFGGEKETGGGREAGSDAWKAYMRRATNTINYGSTLPLAQGVTFDI, from the coding sequence ATGACCCGCGAGACCGAGACCCGGCTCAGCCCTGCCGACGATGCCCGTGCCGTCCTCGCCCGCCTGGGGGTGGACCCGGCGCGGCTTTCCGGTGGCGACCGCATCGCCCGCTCGCCGCTCGACGGTTCCGAGATCGCGCGGCTGACCGACACCACCCCGGCCGAGGCCGAGGCGGCGATCGCCGGTGCGGCAGAGGCCTTCAAGGCCTGGCGCCTGGTGCCGGCGCCCGAGCGCGGCCGGCTGGTCGCCCTGCTGGGCGAAGAGCTGCGCGCCGCCAAGGAAGATCTGGGCCGCCTGGTCACCCTGGAAGCCGGCAAGGTCCCGGCCGAAGGGCTGGGCGAGGTTCAGGAGATGATCGACATCTGCGACTTCGCGGTCGGCCTGTCGCGCCAGCTCCACGGCCTGACCATCGCCACCGAGCGCCCGGACCACCGGATGATGGAAACCTGGCACCCGATCGGCCCGGTGGGCGTGATCACCGCCTTCAACTTCCCGGTCGCGGTCTGGTCGTGGAATGCCGCACTCGCCTTCGTCTGCGGCGACCCGGTGATCTGGAAGCCGTCGGAAAAGACCCTGCTGACCGCGCTGGCGGTGACCGCCCTGTTCGAAAAGGCGGCCAGGCGCCATGGCAAGGTGCCGGCGGGGCTGGCCTCGCTGCTGATCGGCGGCCGCGAGATCGGCGAAAAGCTGGTCGACGATCGCCGGGTGCCGGTGATTTCGGCCACCGGCTCCACCGCCATGGGCCGCAAGGTCGGCCCCAGGGTTGCGGAACGCTTCGGCCGCGCGATCCTGGAACTGGGCGGCAACAATGCCGCGATCCTGCAGCCCTCGGCCGATCTGGAACTGTCGCTGCGCGGCATCGCCTTTGCCGCCATGGGCACCGCCGGCCAGCGCTGCACCACGCTGCGCCGCCTGTTCCTGCATGGCTCGATCTATGACGGCTTCATCACCCGGCTGAAGGCCGCCTATGCCTCGGTGAAGGTGGGCGACCCGCGCGAGGCCGGCGTGCTGGTCGGGCCGCTGATCGATGCCGATGCCGCCCGCGCGATGGATGCGGCACTGGAAGCGGCCCGCGCCGCCGGCGGCACCGTCCATGGCGGCGAGGTGGTCGAGGTGATGGGCCAGGGCCAGTATCGCCGCCCGGCCCTGGTGGAAATGCCGGCCCAGGCCGATATCGTCCGCCACGAGACCTTCGCGCCGATCCTGTATGTGATGCGCCATGACGATCTGGCCGAGGCGATCGCCGCCCAGAACGACGTGCCCCAGGGCCTGGCCTCGTCGATCTTCACCAACGACCTGCGCGATGCCGAACGCTTCCTGTCGGCCGCCGGATCCGATTGCGGCATCGCCAATGTCAATATCGGCCCCTCGGGCGCCGAAATCGGCGGCGCCTTCGGCGGCGAAAAGGAAACCGGCGGCGGCCGCGAGGCGGGTTCCGACGCCTGGAAGGCCTATATGCGCCGGGCGACCAACACCATCAATTACGGCAGCACCCTGCCGCTGGCCCAGGGCGTCACCTTCGATATCTGA
- a CDS encoding pyridoxal phosphate-dependent aminotransferase: protein MSMTDTTGAARAAGQASYGFRAARRLGGIGVSEILAIGARAQAMGGDVIVLAAGEPDLPTPAHIREAAAAAVEAGATRYAPLTGTAALKAAIIAKHARDNRLDLTPANIIVGSGAKQVIHNALMATLDEGREVIVPAPFWTSYLDQVALAGGRVVSPRMRAEDGFRLTPEALSAAITPNTAWLILNAPSNPCGAVYSMSDLKALAAVLRDHPQVWVLSDDIYEHIIYDGRRFATMAEAAPDLADRVLTVNGVSKAYAMTGWRIGWGAGPAPLIQAMAAVQSQSTSGAATPSQAAATAALTGPQTVLADHLAVFDRRRRLVTAGLEAIDGISCPAPDGAFYAFADIHGLIGRRTRSGTRLDDDRAVAQWLLDEAHVALVPGAAFGSPGHLRLSFAAADEVLHQAIERIGAAVAALPA, encoded by the coding sequence ATGTCCATGACCGACACCACCGGCGCCGCCAGGGCGGCCGGACAGGCTTCTTACGGCTTTCGCGCCGCCCGGCGGTTGGGCGGGATCGGCGTGTCGGAGATTCTGGCGATCGGCGCCCGGGCGCAGGCGATGGGCGGGGATGTGATCGTGCTGGCGGCGGGTGAGCCGGACCTGCCGACGCCGGCCCATATCCGAGAGGCGGCCGCGGCCGCGGTGGAGGCCGGCGCCACGCGCTATGCGCCGCTGACCGGTACCGCCGCGCTGAAGGCGGCGATCATCGCCAAACATGCCCGCGACAACCGACTGGATCTGACGCCCGCCAACATCATCGTCGGCTCGGGCGCCAAGCAGGTGATCCACAATGCGCTGATGGCGACGCTGGACGAGGGCCGGGAGGTCATCGTGCCGGCGCCGTTCTGGACATCCTATCTGGACCAGGTGGCGCTGGCCGGCGGGCGGGTCGTTTCCCCCCGCATGCGGGCCGAAGACGGCTTCCGGCTGACGCCTGAGGCATTGTCGGCCGCGATCACCCCGAACACGGCCTGGCTGATCCTGAACGCGCCGTCGAACCCCTGCGGTGCGGTCTATTCGATGAGCGATCTCAAGGCCCTGGCGGCGGTTCTTCGCGACCATCCGCAGGTCTGGGTGCTGTCGGACGACATCTATGAACACATCATCTATGACGGCCGCCGCTTCGCGACCATGGCCGAAGCCGCCCCCGATCTGGCAGATCGGGTGCTGACGGTCAACGGCGTCTCCAAGGCCTATGCCATGACCGGCTGGCGGATCGGCTGGGGGGCCGGCCCCGCGCCGCTGATCCAGGCTATGGCTGCCGTGCAGAGCCAGAGCACATCCGGCGCCGCCACGCCGTCGCAGGCGGCGGCGACCGCGGCGCTGACCGGCCCGCAAACCGTGCTGGCCGATCATCTGGCGGTGTTCGACCGCCGCCGCAGGCTGGTCACCGCCGGGTTGGAGGCGATCGACGGCATAAGCTGCCCGGCCCCCGACGGCGCCTTTTATGCCTTCGCCGACATCCACGGGCTGATCGGGCGGCGCACACGCAGCGGCACCAGGCTCGACGACGATCGCGCCGTGGCGCAGTGGCTGCTGGACGAGGCCCATGTCGCCCTGGTGCCGGGGGCCGCCTTCGGCAGCCCGGGCCATCTGCGCCTGTCTTTCGCAGCCGCCGACGAGGTGCTGCACCAGGCGATCGAGCGGATCGGCGCGGCGGTGGCCGCCCTGCCCGCCTGA
- a CDS encoding MFS transporter: MISTGQQSAGRRLLPLLAVTVFFVGATEFMLSSMLAPLAAAFDTTPAGAAWLISGYAVAYAIAAPVFGWLSDRVDRGRLLLTGLLLFALDGLAIVLAPTLGVAVALRIFGGIASAILIPTAFALIAEVIPHHRQAGAMGLVMLGMTAGIAFGPAMAGIATDLIGWAAPFVITAAGCAAAFVIGQRWLPGRASAMPRRAGGAGWSWLRNPSILRPLVAKGAWNGTGVAAFLLSGEVLRLRYGFGPAAVGVTVAAFGLGLGLGNLAAGRLRRLFGREELVLVLVTLVLALAVTLFMAWSLPLWAALLCLAAWGAALGTGAPAATVVLATRAGPDKGMVLAVAETLNNVAILAAVPLATVRLAETGPAGAMVVLAAGLGLGLALTLADLRRR, translated from the coding sequence ATGATCTCTACAGGGCAGCAGTCGGCGGGCCGCCGGCTGCTGCCGCTCCTCGCCGTCACCGTCTTCTTCGTCGGCGCGACCGAATTCATGCTGTCGTCGATGCTTGCACCTCTGGCGGCGGCCTTCGACACCACGCCGGCCGGGGCGGCCTGGCTGATTTCGGGCTATGCGGTCGCCTATGCGATCGCGGCCCCCGTGTTCGGCTGGCTGTCGGACCGGGTGGATCGGGGGCGGCTGCTGCTGACCGGGCTGCTGCTGTTCGCGCTCGACGGGCTGGCCATCGTCCTTGCGCCCACGCTGGGGGTGGCGGTGGCGCTCCGCATCTTCGGCGGCATCGCCTCGGCGATCCTGATCCCCACGGCCTTTGCGCTGATCGCCGAGGTGATCCCCCATCACCGCCAGGCCGGCGCGATGGGGCTGGTGATGCTGGGCATGACCGCCGGCATCGCCTTCGGGCCGGCCATGGCCGGGATCGCCACCGATCTGATCGGCTGGGCCGCCCCCTTCGTGATCACCGCCGCCGGCTGTGCCGCCGCCTTCGTCATCGGCCAGAGATGGCTGCCCGGGCGTGCCTCGGCGATGCCGCGCCGGGCGGGCGGTGCCGGCTGGTCCTGGCTGCGCAACCCGTCGATCCTGCGCCCGCTGGTCGCCAAGGGCGCCTGGAACGGCACCGGCGTCGCGGCCTTCCTGCTGTCCGGAGAGGTGCTGCGGCTGCGCTATGGTTTCGGGCCGGCGGCGGTGGGGGTGACGGTCGCGGCCTTCGGGCTGGGGCTGGGGCTCGGCAACCTCGCGGCCGGGCGGCTGCGCCGGCTGTTCGGCCGCGAGGAGCTGGTTCTGGTTCTGGTAACCCTGGTCCTTGCCCTGGCGGTGACCCTGTTCATGGCCTGGTCGCTGCCGCTCTGGGCGGCGCTGCTGTGCCTGGCGGCCTGGGGGGCGGCGCTCGGCACCGGCGCGCCGGCGGCGACGGTGGTGCTGGCCACGCGTGCCGGGCCTGACAAGGGCATGGTGCTGGCGGTGGCCGAAACCCTGAACAATGTCGCGATCCTGGCGGCCGTGCCGCTCGCCACCGTCCGGCTGGCAGAGACGGGGCCGGCCGGGGCGATGGTCGTGCTGGCCGCGGGGCTCGGCCTCGGCCTCGCCCTGACGCTGGCCGACCTCCGGCGGCGCTGA
- the pstB gene encoding phosphate ABC transporter ATP-binding protein PstB, with product MTASTPVDAAGLVPKIVTRKLNFHYGDNHALKDVDITFGDRLITALIGPSGCGKSTLLRTLNRICDLYPGHRIDGEILLDGENILTRRGLARHGDIAGLRARVGMVFQKPTPFPMSIYENIAFPLRMYTRLSRAEMDDAVESALRDAALWTEVKDKLHASGLSLSGGQQQRLCIARAIAIRPDVLLLDEPASALDPISTALIDELLWDLRKRYCVVIVTHNMQQAARVSDKVGFMYLGELVEFGDTETVFSTPRERRTQDYITGRFG from the coding sequence ATGACCGCATCCACCCCCGTCGACGCCGCCGGGCTCGTCCCGAAAATCGTCACCCGCAAGCTCAATTTCCATTACGGCGACAATCATGCGCTGAAGGATGTCGACATCACCTTCGGCGACCGGCTGATCACGGCGTTGATCGGCCCGTCGGGCTGCGGCAAATCCACCCTGCTGCGCACGCTGAACCGGATCTGCGACCTTTATCCGGGCCACCGGATCGACGGCGAAATCCTGCTCGACGGCGAAAACATCCTCACCCGCCGCGGCCTTGCCCGTCACGGCGACATCGCCGGGCTGCGCGCACGCGTTGGCATGGTGTTCCAGAAACCGACGCCGTTTCCGATGTCGATCTATGAAAACATCGCCTTCCCCTTGCGCATGTACACCCGCCTCAGCCGCGCCGAAATGGACGACGCCGTCGAATCCGCCCTCCGCGACGCCGCCCTCTGGACCGAGGTGAAAGACAAGCTCCACGCCTCGGGCCTCAGCCTCTCGGGCGGCCAGCAGCAGCGCCTGTGCATCGCCCGCGCCATCGCCATCCGCCCCGACGTCCTCCTCCTCGACGAACCGGCCTCGGCCCTCGACCCCATCTCCACCGCGCTCATCGACGAACTGCTCTGGGACCTGCGCAAGCGCTACTGCGTGGTGATCGTCACCCACAACATGCAACAGGCCGCCCGCGTCAGCGACAAGGTCGGCTTCATGTATCTGGGCGAACTGGTCGAATTCGGGGACACCGAGACGGTGTTCTCGACCCCGCGGGAGCGGCGGACGCAGGATTATATTACGGGGAGGTTTGGGTGA